AAATGTTGCTCTATTTCCGCCGTCACTTGGCGATTCCGCTCCTGATTCCTTGAGGCAACAACCACTTTAGCGCCAGCTTCCGCCAAGCGTAGAGCCGTAGCCCGCCCGATCCCCTGATTACCACCGGTGACAATCGCCACCTTATCTTCTAATTCCAACATAACGCCACCCTCTCACAAGCTCCTTAGTAGCTTTTCAGCTGCCGGAACGCCCCTGCGCGCACTTCCGCCAGCCGAAACAGCCATTGCGCCAGCGAGCACAAAGTAAAGTAAACCCAAAAGACATCGATATAGGCTTCGATATAGTTATAGCCATACGACGCTTGAATCTTGCCAATCGCCGTAATATCCTTTACGGTCATCAAAAAGGCTAACGACGTATTCTTGATTAGATTTACCGACAAATTGCACAGATTCGGCAGTGCCGCTACTAATGCTTGGGGAATAATAATGCGGACGTAGATTTGCGGCAAGGTCATTCCTACCGACAAGCCAGCTTCAATTTGGCCTTCATGCACACTCAAGAGCGCCGAGCGGAAAACTTCCGCCAACAAGGCTGCCGTATTAATCGCAAACACAACATACGCATAAACGATAGGATCGACTTCAAACACCTTGATATTTAGAGCCAGGCTTTTCACTAGGCTATTCAACAAGCTCGGCACCAAGCTGTATACCACCAAAATTTGCAATACAATCGGCGTACCCCGAATAAAAGAGATGTAAAGCCTGGCTGCATCTTTAAGAATCTTCACTTCATAAATGCGAGCTAAGGCCATAGCAAAGCTGAATGGCGCCGCAACTAAAAGAGAAACCAGCGTAATTTCCAAGGTAACTGGAATTCCCGCCAGGATAACGGAAAAGGTTTTCCACATAAAATCATAATTTAATTCCATTGCTTTTCCGTCCTCCTTTACGCCGTCTTAGGCCGCTTAAACCGCGACAGCCTGTGTTCTAAAGCCGCGAATGCTTTTTCAAACACCACCGCCATGCTCCAATAAATCACGGACAAGGCTATATAAATTTCCAAGGCATAGGAGCCATAATTGCGAGCGATGATCAGGTTACCAGAACCAAGAAGGTCCACCAAACCGATAGTATACGCTAACGCGCCCTCCTTCAGAAGCGTAATCAAGGAGTTCCCGAAGTTCGGCAGCGCAATGATGGCTCCCTGGGGCAGCATAATCCGATACAGCGCCTGCAGCGGCGTCATCCCTACGCTAACCGCCGCCTCATATTGCCCCTTGTCGACAGCCAAATACGCGGAGCGAATAACCTCGGACATAGCTGCGGCAAAGAGCAGCGTAAAGGCGATAATAACAAAAAACATCTTATGAATCTCATTGATGTCATAGTCAAATACATCCAAAAAAAACTTAGGCAAACCGTAAAAGACAATGAACAGCAAAATAACAGCCGGAGTGCAGCGAACTACGCCGGTATAGGCGTCTCCTAAAAAGCGCAGAACTTTGTGGCGGCTCAGTTTAGCCGCCGCCAGCACAAATCCGAAAGCCGTCCCTAGGATGACCGAGGCTGCTACTACAGCCAGGGTCACCCACAAAAAGGGCAGCAGGTCGGGTACAACTTCCAAAATATAAAGCGGTTCAAAGGGTCTCATACAGTTTGCCTCCCCGTTGCGGAGCGGTTATTTTTCAACCAGCCGCAGCAAATCTTCACCAAAATATTTTTCTTCCAGCTCTTTGATTTTTCCGGATTTCGTCAGTTCTTCCACAGCCTTGTCATAAGCGTCAGCCAATTCCTGGTCTTTCTTGTTGAAGATCGGATACGTAGGAATGGCTTTGTAACGAACATAGGCCAGTTGGTCATTGAATTTATGGTAAGCGCCTTTTTCATCAACTACATTGCTCTTATAGGCCAGTTCAATATCAAAGAAGGCGTCATAGCGTCCTTCCAGCACCCACGTATAGGCATCTGCCACTTGGAAGCTCTCCGAAGGCAAAAGCTTTATCGGCGTAGCCGCGTTCTTTTTGTTAAATTCCTCTACAATCGCATATTGAGCGTTTTGCGGCGCAATGGGCACCAGCTTGCCGGCGGTTTGGGCAAAACTTTCCATATCTTTGATTTTATCGGCGTCGCTCTTACGGAACGTCAAGCCAATCACGCTGGCGGCAATCGGTTTTTTCGGGAAGATGAACTTGGTTTTGCGTGCTTCCGTTTGCCACACGCCTTTGATGCCTACGTCATATTTTCCAGACTCTACACCAATCAGCAAATCATCATCCGAGGTCGGCTCAAATTTGAATTGATACTGCGGCAACGACTTAGCCACTTCCTTCATAATCTGCACTTCAATGCCGTCCGGTTCGCCTGCTTTATTTACAAAATCATAAGGCACGTAATAGTTGGTAAAGGCCACGCGCACGACCTTCTTTTCCCCTTTGGCAGCCTCGTCTTTAGCAGCTGGTTTGCCGCCGCAGCCCATGGCCGCTACGGCAAATACGGCAATAAAAAGAATTCCCAATGCTTTCATGATGTTCTTTTTCATTTTGAAATCGCCTCGCTTCTTAGTAATGTAGACCGTCCGCTTAGGCGCTGACGGCGTTGGTTTTTAAAATCCGGCTCAAAAAATTCCGGGTCCGTTCCGCCTTAGGCTGGAAGAAAATCTGCTCTGGCGGACCTTCTTCCACGATTTTGCCGCCATCCATAAAAATCACGTGTTTGGCCACTTCCCGGGCAAACTGCATTTCATGGGTAGCGACAATCATCGTAATACCTTCGCTAGCCATGCTTTTCATCACGCCCAACACATCGCCTACCAACTCCGGGTCCAACGAGGCCGTAGGCTCATCAAATAAAATCACATCCGGCTGTACCGCCAGCGCTCGTGCAATGCCGACGCGCTGCTGCTGTCCGCCGGAAAGCTGGCTGGGATAATAATCCTGCCGCTCTGACAAGCCTACTTTATCCAGCATTTTCTTGCCAATAGCCACCGCCTCGGCCTTCGGCATGCCACGGCCGATAATAAGACCCTCCGTCACATTCTCTAAGGCCGTTTTGTTATTAA
The nucleotide sequence above comes from uncultured Anaeromusa sp.. Encoded proteins:
- a CDS encoding amino acid ABC transporter permease; its protein translation is MELNYDFMWKTFSVILAGIPVTLEITLVSLLVAAPFSFAMALARIYEVKILKDAARLYISFIRGTPIVLQILVVYSLVPSLLNSLVKSLALNIKVFEVDPIVYAYVVFAINTAALLAEVFRSALLSVHEGQIEAGLSVGMTLPQIYVRIIIPQALVAALPNLCNLSVNLIKNTSLAFLMTVKDITAIGKIQASYGYNYIEAYIDVFWVYFTLCSLAQWLFRLAEVRAGAFRQLKSY
- a CDS encoding amino acid ABC transporter permease, with the protein product MRPFEPLYILEVVPDLLPFLWVTLAVVAASVILGTAFGFVLAAAKLSRHKVLRFLGDAYTGVVRCTPAVILLFIVFYGLPKFFLDVFDYDINEIHKMFFVIIAFTLLFAAAMSEVIRSAYLAVDKGQYEAAVSVGMTPLQALYRIMLPQGAIIALPNFGNSLITLLKEGALAYTIGLVDLLGSGNLIIARNYGSYALEIYIALSVIYWSMAVVFEKAFAALEHRLSRFKRPKTA
- a CDS encoding transporter substrate-binding domain-containing protein — translated: MKKNIMKALGILFIAVFAVAAMGCGGKPAAKDEAAKGEKKVVRVAFTNYYVPYDFVNKAGEPDGIEVQIMKEVAKSLPQYQFKFEPTSDDDLLIGVESGKYDVGIKGVWQTEARKTKFIFPKKPIAASVIGLTFRKSDADKIKDMESFAQTAGKLVPIAPQNAQYAIVEEFNKKNAATPIKLLPSESFQVADAYTWVLEGRYDAFFDIELAYKSNVVDEKGAYHKFNDQLAYVRYKAIPTYPIFNKKDQELADAYDKAVEELTKSGKIKELEEKYFGEDLLRLVEK
- a CDS encoding amino acid ABC transporter ATP-binding protein, which gives rise to MLQLTNIHKEFNGKPVLKGIDITVGKGDVVVLLGPSGSGKTTLLRCINFLEQADQGELVLGDLTLSLNKVSSSEKRKVRQKTAFVFQNYNLFNNKTALENVTEGLIIGRGMPKAEAVAIGKKMLDKVGLSERQDYYPSQLSGGQQQRVGIARALAVQPDVILFDEPTASLDPELVGDVLGVMKSMASEGITMIVATHEMQFAREVAKHVIFMDGGKIVEEGPPEQIFFQPKAERTRNFLSRILKTNAVSA